The Anaerolineales bacterium region GAGTTCCGCGCCGGCATGATCGTCGGCTCCGGTTCCGCGCTCTTCGAGATGATTCGCTATCTCACCGAACGCGAACCCTTGCTCGTGTGTCCCGCGTGGTTCTACTCGGAAGCGCAACCGATCGCGATACGCGATGCGCTGTCTTATCTCATCGCCGCGATCCAAACTCCCGACTCGGTCGGCAGGTTGATCGAGATCGGCGGCGCGACCCGCCTCACCTATGCAGACATGTTGCGCGGCTATGCCAGAGAAAGACATCTCACGCGTTACCTCATCCGCACGTCGTTCTACGCGCCCCGGCTTTCCGCCTATTGGGTGCATCTCGTTACGCCAGTTCATTGGCGCGTAGCGTTGCCGTTGATCGAAGGACTGCGCGCCAGCCTCGTTGTCCGCGATGAAGCGGCGAAGCGGTTATTCCCCCGCCTCCAGCCGCTCGATTTCCAAACAGCCGTTCATTTCGCGCTGAGACGCATCCAACGCGACAGTGTCGAAACGAGTTGGTCCGACGCGCTCGTCACGACCTCCGGCGATATCAAGCCGTATACGTTTACCGTCGAAGACGGCATGTTCATCGAGACGCGCCAGCTTATGCTTGATCTCAAACCCGAAATTGTTCATCGTTCCTACATGGGCATTGGCGGCGAGCGCGGCTGGCTCTATCTGGATAGGTTATGGGCAATGCGCGGCTGGTTAGATAAAGCGATCGGCGGCGTGGGGCTGCGGCGCGGGCGACGTCACCCCGACGAACTCCGCGTGGGCGAGGCGCTGGATTTTTGGCGCGTCGAAAGCGTCGAACCGAATCGCCTGCTCCGCTTGCGCGCCGAAATGAAATTGCCCGGCAAAGCGTGGCTTGAATTCAAATCCGAACCGCAGAACGGCAAAACGCTTTTCACGGTCACTGCGTATTTCGCGCCGCGCGGCCTCTTCGGTTTTTTGTATTGGTATGCCATGTGGCTCCCGCATCGCTTCATCTTCGACGG contains the following coding sequences:
- a CDS encoding DUF2867 domain-containing protein, with the protein product MTSSKLILVTGATGYVGGRLAPRLLKEGYRVRVLVRDAERLKGRAWLKQVDIVSGDALQPETLAAALKDVSIAYYLIHGMQDGKVIVERDLQAAKNFAEAASRANIERIIYLGELVDPTSTLSPYLRARHETGYALRQGKVPVTEFRAGMIVGSGSALFEMIRYLTEREPLLVCPAWFYSEAQPIAIRDALSYLIAAIQTPDSVGRLIEIGGATRLTYADMLRGYARERHLTRYLIRTSFYAPRLSAYWVHLVTPVHWRVALPLIEGLRASLVVRDEAAKRLFPRLQPLDFQTAVHFALRRIQRDSVETSWSDALVTTSGDIKPYTFTVEDGMFIETRQLMLDLKPEIVHRSYMGIGGERGWLYLDRLWAMRGWLDKAIGGVGLRRGRRHPDELRVGEALDFWRVESVEPNRLLRLRAEMKLPGKAWLEFKSEPQNGKTLFTVTAYFAPRGLFGFLYWYAMWLPHRFIFDGLTRRLAARARVLAR